The Kwoniella mangroviensis CBS 8507 chromosome 1 map unlocalized Ctg02, whole genome shotgun sequence genome window below encodes:
- a CDS encoding 40S ribosomal protein uS7 — protein MALQTLPNDVAKVASEGSVKLFGKWDSEGVEVKDISLTDYINVNHAVYVPHTAGRYAKKQFAKGRMPIVERLVNALMMNGRNNGKKIMAVRIVQHAFEIIHLVTEQNPIQVLVDAIVNTGPREDSTRIGSQGTVRRQAVDVSPLRRVNQAVSLLTVGTRESAFKNSKSVSECLADELVNAAKGSSNSYAIKKKDELERVAKSNR, from the exons ATGGCCCTTCAAACTCTTCCAAACGATGTTGCTAAAGTAGCTTCAGAGGGATCTGTTAAGCTTTTCGGAAAGTGGGATTCCGAGGG TGTTGAGGTTAAAGATATCTCTCTTACCGACTACATCAACGTCAACCACGCTGTTTACGTTC CCCACACCGCCGGTCGATATGCCAAGAAGCAATTCGCCAAGGGACGAATGCCCATCGTTGAGAGACTTGTTAACGC TCTCATGATGAACGGTAGAAACAACGGTAAAAAAATCATGGCTGTTCGAATTGTTCAACACGCCTTTGagatcatccacctcgtTACTGAACAAAACCCTATCCAAGTCTTAG TCGATGCTATCGTCAACACTGGTCCTCGAGAAGACTCCACCCGAATCGGATCTCAAGGTACCGTCCGAAGACAAGCCGTCGATGTATCACCTTTGAGAAGGGTTAACCAAGCCGTCTCTTTGTTGACCGTCGGTACCAGAGAATCAGCTTTCAAAAACTCTAAATCCGTTTCCGAATGTCTCGCCGACGAACTCGTCAACGCCGCCAAGGGTTCTTCAAACTCTTACgccatcaagaagaaggatgaactTGAACGAGTAGCCAAATCTAACCGATAA